One Trichomycterus rosablanca isolate fTriRos1 chromosome 10, fTriRos1.hap1, whole genome shotgun sequence DNA window includes the following coding sequences:
- the LOC134321571 gene encoding tripartite motif-containing protein 16-like, which produces MDVKEVSIPPADPPLLHSWVRFTACIGVFTGEGVAYQRYFTSFTSTLHTLALSSPDRTMMDTEVTIDPPGTDCKSKQISEKIQEDETGLKDPCAPMQNGQSPKSSDGLGEKSGGPSLDGPPDQDDVVCDSCIESPRRAKKSCLTCLVSYCEDHLRPHLEKEKFQSHRLVEPLKDVERQTCEKHSSPLELYCCVDACCVCQECVSEQHQQHETLSITEARRKIEKELQDKQAETVKTLTVAENSINKLQSNLQSVQACVEELRAVVQQQVNTLQAVVQKVGAELSEVLKVEQKNTVGEVNAVQMQVGQSCAELKRTDSHLEKLCKNKNDLHFLQEYCQWKKNSPSVALPVVCMNQTDRLQAFSRIITHTTQELCSTILTTYRNALQESCTTENTSDPATGVQLSGVKQNLSLPEPESRDDFLKYASPLTFDCDTVHQFLRVTHDGRKLTNTTPWQHGYPEKPERFQHYKQALAAQNFSSGRHYFEADLGGAGVHVGVTYARMARQGEAKEACFTGSGVSWCVEWNGRAFSAWHGDVETVLSAPKATRVGIYVDFGCGAVAFYRVGLDAGMELMHRYGVELSEPLYPAVFLPKKENVVVLVEPGEELLLKSPSPPCSPP; this is translated from the exons ATGGATGTGAAAGAGGTCTCTATTCCCCCTGCCGATCCACCCCTCCTCCATTCATGGGTCAGGTTTACTGCCTGcataggtgtgtttacaggtGAGGGTGTGGCTTATCAGAGGTACTTCACCAGCTTCACttccactcttcacacactcgCCCTCAGCAGCCCGGACAGAACCATGATGGACACCGAGGTGACCATAGATCCACCAGGAACTGACTGCAAATCCAAACAAATATCTGAGAAGATTCAGGAGGATGAAACAGGGCTGAAGGATCCATGTGCACCGATGCAGAATGGACAGAGTCCAAAATCAAGTGACGGTCTAGGAGAAAAGTCAGGTGGTCCAAGCCTGGACGGTCCTCCAGATCAGGACGACGTGGTGTGCGACTCCTGCATCGAGAGTCCTCGCCGTGCCAAAAAGTCATGCCTGACGTGTCTGGTTTCGTACTGCGAGGATCACCTGAGGCCCCACCTGGAGAAGGAGAAGTTCCAGAGTCACCGGCTGGTGGAGCCGCTGAAGGACGTGGAGAGACAGACGTGTGAGAAGCACAGCTCGCCGCTGGAGCTCTACTGCTGCGTCGACGCCTGCTGCGTGTGTcaggagtgtgtgagtgagcagCACCAACAGCATGAAACGCTGAGCATCACAGAGGCTCGCCGAAAAATCGAG AAAGAGCTGCAGGATAAACAGGCGGAGACGGTGAAAACGTTGACGGTAGCAGAGAATTCCATCAACAAACTACAGAGCAACCTTCAGTCTGTGCAG GCATGCGTAGAGGAGCTGCGGGCGGTGGTGCAGCAGCAGGTGAACACGCTGCAGGCGGTGGTGCAGAAGGTGGGTGCAGAGCTGAGTGAGGTGTTGAAGGTTGAACAGAAGAACACGGTGGGTGAGGTGAACGCTGTTCAGATGCAGGTGGGGCAAAGCTGCGCTGAACTGAAGAGAACCGACAGTCACCTGGAAAAGCTCTGCAAGAACAAGAACGACCTCCACTTTCTGCAG gaataCTGTCAGTGGAAGAAGAACAGTCCCAGTGTGGCTCTACCTGTTGTGTGTATGAACCAGACGGATCGTTTACAGGCCTTCAGTCGtatcatcacacacaccactcaggaactgtgcagCACGATCCTCACGACCTACCGTAACGCACTCCAGGAGTCCTGTACAACCG AAAACACTTCAGATCCAGCTACAGGAGTTCAGctcagtggtgtaaagcagaACCTCTCGCTGCCAGAACCAGAGAGCAGAGACGACTTCCTTAAAT ATGCATCTCCTCTAACTTTCGACTGTGACACGGTGCACCAGTTCCTCCGTGTGACGCATGACGGCAGGAAGCTGACCAACACCACGCCATGGCAGCACGGCTACCCCGAGAAACCCGAACGATTCCAACACTATAAGCAGGCGCTGGCGGCCCAAAACTTCTCCTCCGGACGGCATTATTTCGAAGCAGACCTGGGTGGAGCGGGTGTTCACGTAGGAGTAACGTACGCCAGGATGGCACGCCAGGGCGAGGCTAAGGAGGCGTGCTTCACGGGCAGCGGCGTCTCCTGGTGTGTCGAGTGGAACGGCCGTGCGTTCTCGGCCTGGCACGGGGATGTGGAGACCGTCCTGAGCGCCCCCAAGGCTACGAGAGTGGGAATCTATGTCGACTTCGGGTGTGGCGCGGTGGCGTTTTACAGAGTGGGTTTGGACGCCGGGATGGAGCTGATGCATCGGTACGGGGTGGAACTGAGTGAGCCGCTGTACCCTGCGGTCTTCCTTCCCAAGAAGGAGAACGTGGTCGTGTTGGTGGAACCAGGAGAGGAGCTTCTCCTCAAAAGCCCATCACCACCATGTTCTCCACCGTGA
- the tvp23b gene encoding Golgi apparatus membrane protein TVP23 homolog B, giving the protein MDSNDDVSLFDEEDFPRNARKSKIKHPVASFFHLFFRVTAILVYLLCELLSNSFIACMVTIILLLSCDFWTVKNITGRLLVGLRWWNQVDEDGNSHWVFESRKVSEDKHSASLMSDSEARLFWLGLIICPLLWIIFTFSTLFSFKIKWLAVVLMGLVLQCANLYGYVRCKVGTSSNLKNMATNYFGKQFFKQAVSKQEGS; this is encoded by the exons ATG GATTCTAACGATGATGTGTCATTATTTGATGAAGAAGACTTTCCCAGAAATGCGCGGAAATCCAAAATCAA GCACCCGGTGGCATCGTTCTTCCACCTGTTTTTCCGTGTGACTGCCATCCTGGTGTACCTGCTGTGTGAGCTGCTCAGTAACAGCTTCATTGCCTGCATGGTCACCATCATTCTCCTCCTGTCTTGTGATTTCTGGACTGTCAAG AACATCACAGGTCGGTTGTTGGTGGGACTGCGCTGGTGGAACCAGGTGGATGAAGATGGGAACAGTCACTGGGTGTTTGAATCTAGAAAG GTGAGTGAAGATAAACACTCAGCATCTCTGATGTCTGATTCAGAAGCTCGGctcttctggttgggtctgatCATCTGCCCTCTGCTGTGGATCATCTTTACCTTCAGCACCCTCTTTTCCTTCAAGATCAAATGGCTG gcGGTTGTGTTAATGGGCTTGGTCCTGCAGTGTGCTAATCTTTATGGATACGTTCGATGTAAAGTAGGAACCAGTAGCAATCTGAAGAACATGGCGACCAACTACTTTGGAAAGCAGTTCTtcaaacag gCTGTGAGTAAACAGGAAGGATCGTGA
- the LOC134321690 gene encoding zinc finger and SCAN domain-containing protein 29 isoform X1 — MEKWTDQEVQALLGIYSDEEIQRELESSSRNAKVYQKISLRLAELGIQHSAQRCREKIKKMKQDYKRIKDSPGSTRRTSKWFECLDAILGAKCAYSAGREMKEVMLDEMNGVKADLDEETSYTEGEQYSEITHPTEPSYDSPATSSSPIAHLPHPTFLRAGKRKRDADFLELMREMEENNLEMLRREYEQRERYLQLLLEHDAQEAAVREREFALRQEEAAETRRQQEAFQQGFLSILDRLVQVLDGRNSKTPPKSPPLD; from the exons ATGGAGAAGTGGACGGATCAGGAGGTGCAGGCGTTACTCGGCATCTATTCAGATGAAGAAATCCAGAGAGAATTGGAGTCGTCCAGTCGTAACGCTAAAGTTTATCAGAAGATCTCACTACGCTTGGCAGAGCTGGGGATCCAGCACAGCGCCCAACGCTGCCGAGAGAAGATCAAAAAGATGAAACAGGACTATAAAAGAATTAAAGATTCTCCCGGATCCACCAGGAGAACCAGCAAGTGGTTCGAGTGTCTGGATGCCATCCTGGGAGCCAAATGTGCGTATTCAGCTGGGAGAGAAATGAAAGAGGTGATGCTGGATGAGATGAATGGAGTGAAGGCTGATCTGGATGAAGAGACGTCATACACAGAGG GTGAGCAGTACTCAGAAATCACACACCCGACTGAGCCCAGTTATGATTCTCCTGCCACGTCCAGCAGCCCCATCGCTCACCTTCCACACCCCACGTTTCTCAGAG CAGGTAAGAGGAAGCGGGATGCAGATTTTTTGGAGCTGATGAGGGAGATGGAGGAGAACAACCTGGAGATGTTGAGGCGAGAGTACGAGCAGAGAGAACGTTACCTACAGCTGCTGCTGGAACACGACGCCCAGGAGGCCGCCGTTCGAGAGAGGGAGTTCGCTCTCAGGCAGGAggaggcggccgagacacgacGTCAACAAGAAGCTTTTCAGCAGGGGTTCCTTTCCATTCTCGACCGGCTGGTGCAGGTCCTGGATGGAAGGAACTCCAAGACACCCCCAAAGTCCCCGCCGCTGGACTAG
- the LOC134321690 gene encoding zinc finger protein with KRAB and SCAN domains 2 isoform X2: MEKWTDQEVQALLGIYSDEEIQRELESSSRNAKVYQKISLRLAELGIQHSAQRCREKIKKMKQDYKRIKDSPGSTRRTSKWFECLDAILGAKCAYSAGREMKEVMLDEMNGVKADLDEETSYTEGEQYSEITHPTEPSYDSPATSSSPIAHLPHPTFLRGKRKRDADFLELMREMEENNLEMLRREYEQRERYLQLLLEHDAQEAAVREREFALRQEEAAETRRQQEAFQQGFLSILDRLVQVLDGRNSKTPPKSPPLD; the protein is encoded by the exons ATGGAGAAGTGGACGGATCAGGAGGTGCAGGCGTTACTCGGCATCTATTCAGATGAAGAAATCCAGAGAGAATTGGAGTCGTCCAGTCGTAACGCTAAAGTTTATCAGAAGATCTCACTACGCTTGGCAGAGCTGGGGATCCAGCACAGCGCCCAACGCTGCCGAGAGAAGATCAAAAAGATGAAACAGGACTATAAAAGAATTAAAGATTCTCCCGGATCCACCAGGAGAACCAGCAAGTGGTTCGAGTGTCTGGATGCCATCCTGGGAGCCAAATGTGCGTATTCAGCTGGGAGAGAAATGAAAGAGGTGATGCTGGATGAGATGAATGGAGTGAAGGCTGATCTGGATGAAGAGACGTCATACACAGAGG GTGAGCAGTACTCAGAAATCACACACCCGACTGAGCCCAGTTATGATTCTCCTGCCACGTCCAGCAGCCCCATCGCTCACCTTCCACACCCCACGTTTCTCAGAG GTAAGAGGAAGCGGGATGCAGATTTTTTGGAGCTGATGAGGGAGATGGAGGAGAACAACCTGGAGATGTTGAGGCGAGAGTACGAGCAGAGAGAACGTTACCTACAGCTGCTGCTGGAACACGACGCCCAGGAGGCCGCCGTTCGAGAGAGGGAGTTCGCTCTCAGGCAGGAggaggcggccgagacacgacGTCAACAAGAAGCTTTTCAGCAGGGGTTCCTTTCCATTCTCGACCGGCTGGTGCAGGTCCTGGATGGAAGGAACTCCAAGACACCCCCAAAGTCCCCGCCGCTGGACTAG
- the fads6 gene encoding fatty acid desaturase 6 gives MQNVPAECQEKRQTGGTGETGPRPREAGNEEVEEKMKEESEMLMMELNRLVQKTVRDSSWWERRGLDCTILALAFISLPAAFLLLSSSQVVWFLLGLFLMGFAHAVITVKGTHLASHGALSESAAWSEFWAVFFIEVCGAFTARAGIKAHIKMHHAHTNVIGLGDSSTWKIPFLPRSVYLFIAPLAVPIITPVVAMGQLKGQPVLTAVRTMVCVCTGVCSQYALLRCVSGLEFSSALLVMLLSRAMFSIPYIHVNIFQHIGLPMFSQTRRPKRIYQMTHGVLNLPRNFLLDWTFGHSLINCHVEHHLFPMLSDNMCLKVKPIVSRYLKLKSLPYQEDGYMSRLHLFFHKYQELMVFAPPITELVGVQ, from the exons ATGCAGAACGTCCCGGCAGAGTGTCAGGAGAAGCGTCAGACAGGAGGAACAGGCGAGACTGGGCCACGGCCAAGGGAAGCAGGGAATGAAGAAGTTGAGGAGAAGATGAAGGAGGAGAGCGAGATGCTGATGATGGAGCTCAATCGTCTGGTCCAGAAGACGGTGAGGGACAGCAGCTGGTGGGAGAGGCGAGGACTTGACTGCACCATCCTGGCACTGGCTTTCATTAGCCTGCctgcag CGTTCCTGCTCCTGTCCTCGTCTCAGGTGGTCTGGTTCCTGTTGGGTTTGTTCCTGATGGGGTTCGCTCATGCGGTGATCACAGTAAAAGGAACTCACCTGGCCAGTCACGGAGCTCTGAGCGAATCAGCGGCGTGGTCCGAGTTCTGGGCCGTCTTCTTCATCGAG gtgtgTGGTGCCTTCACAGCGAGGGCAGGTATAAAAGCTCATATAAAGATGCATCACGCTCACACTAATGTGATCGGATTGGGAGATTCCAGCACGTGGAAGATCCCATTCTTACCCCGCAGTGTTTACCTGTTCATCGCCCCTCTCGCTGTACCCATCATCACCCCCGTAGTGGCCATGG gccagTTGAAGGGACAGCCGGTGTTAACAGCAGTGCGtacaatggtgtgtgtgtgtacaggtgtgtgttctCAGTACGCGCTCTTACGGTGTGTATCAGGGTTGGAGTTTAGTTCAGCACTGCTGGTCATGCTGCTGAGCAGGGCCATGTTCTCCATCCCTTACATCCACGTCAACATCTTCCAG CACATCGGGCTGCCGATGTTTTCTCAGACTCGACGGCCGAAGCGAATCTACCAGATGACCCACGGAGTTCTAAACCTGCCCCGGAACTTCCTGCTGGACTGGACCTTCGGCCACTCGCTCATCAACTGCCATGTGGAGCATCATCTATTCCCCATGCTCTCCGATAACATGTGTCTGAAG gtgAAGCCGATAGTCTCTCGGTACCTGAAGCTGAAGTCGTTACCATATCAGGAGGATGGGTACATGTCTCGCCTCCATCTCTTCTTCCATAAATACCAAGAACTGATGGTGTTTGCTCCTCcgatcacagagctggtggggGTGCAGTGA